From the genome of Roseivivax sp. THAF197b:
TGGCCAAGGCCGCACTTGAATCGTCGGTGCGGTACCTCGCCAACGATCTAGGCCGCGAGGGCATCCGCGTGAACGCGCTCTCGCCGGGGCCCATGAAGACGCTGGCAGGGGCGGCCATCGGCGGCGCACGCAAGACCTTCAAGCATACCGATCAGAACGCGCCCTTGGGCTCGAACGCGACGCTGGAAGCCGTGGGCGGCACGGCCGTGTGGCTCGCCTCTGATGCGGGGGCCTGCACCACGGGCGAGGTCGTGCATATCGATGGCGGGTTCCACGTGCTGGGCATGCCGCAATACGACAACCTTTGAGCCCGTGATCTGGCGGGGCGGGCGTGCCGCCCGCGCATCTCTGGCCCGCTGATCGTGCCGATCATCGGGCGGGTGGGGGCGTTGCCCCCGTCGGCCGCAAGCGGCAGCCTCCGCCGGGCGTTTTTTGGACAGGGTGAGGGCAGGGTCATCTTCCCGCCCCAATGCCATGCGACAGCCAGGGCATGGCCAGGATCATCGATCTCAAACACGCGCGGCGACGGCGGTATTTCCGGCGCAATCAGCGCAGACGCCGCGGCCTGTTGCGCGGGCTCGGTCGGGCCATGTCGCCGGTCTTTGCGCTTGCCCTGATCCTGATGGGCTGGGCGGTCTGGGAGGAGATCCGCGCGGGCGGCGATCTCCGGGACGTCGCAACCGTCGTCGTGAATCGCGGTCTTCCGCAAAGCACCCAAGGGGGCACGCTGTCGGGCCATGTCACCCATGTGCGCGACGGCGATACGATCGAGGTCGCGGGCACGCCCGTGCGCTTTCGCTACCTCAACTGCGCGGAACTTGGCACGCGGGCGGGCGAGGAGGCCAAGCGTGTGATGCGTGATCTCGCGGCGGGCGCAGAGGTCACCTGTTCGCTGATCGGACGGATGTCCTACGACCGCCGGATCGGGACATGTCGGCTGAAGGACGGGCCCGACCTTCGCCATGCGATGTATGCGCGCGGTCAGTGCGGCGGCTGAGACGCGCGGAACAAGTGCGCGCGGGCGTCGTTATCCCTCCAACACCAAGGAGGTATTCCGATGTCCCACACATTAACGCTCAAATCCATCGAGCCCGTCACCCACGATACCCATCACCTCGTCTTCGACCGTCCCGAAGGCTTCGAGTTCGAGCCCGGACAGGCTGTTGATCTGGCACTCGACCGCGACGGCTGGCGCGAGGAAAAGCGGCCCTTCACCTTCACCTCGCTGCCGCAGGACGACACGCTCGAATTCGTCATCAAGTCCTATCCCGACCATGACGGCGTGACCGAGCAGATCGGCCAGCTCAAGGCCGGGGACCGCGTCATCATCGACGATCCCTGGGGCGCCATCTCCGACAAGGGGGCAGGCTGGTTCATCGCCGGTGGCGCGGGCGTTACGCCCTTCATCGCGATCCTCAAGAAGCGTCTGAAGGAGAACGGCACGCTAGAGGGCTCGACGCTGATTTTCTCCAACAAGACCGAGGCGGATATCATCCTGCGCGACACGTTCGAAAGCATGTCCGGTCTGAAATGCGTCTTCACCGTCACCGACGAGCCGGACAGCCCGCTCTGCATGGGGATGATCGGCAAGGAAATGTTGGCCGAACATGTGAGCCCCGGCGAAGGCCCCTGCTATATCTGCGGGCCGGATCCGATGATCGACGCCGTTGCGGATGCGCTGAAAGAGATCGGCGTGGCCGAAGAGCACATCATCACCGAGGAATTCGACTGAGGCGCGATGCCTGCCGCATTAAGTGAAAGCTATGAGAGCCCGGTCAGAACCACTGGCCGGGCTCCATCAATCCCAGATCCAGAAGCTGCCGGGAATGCCATTCGAACGCGGTGGAATTGTGCCAGGTGAAGCCGTGGATATCGAAGGTGGAGCCGGGATTCTTTTTCAGCGCCTTGGCCGTGCGGAAAGACACGATCGCCGCCGTCAGATTGTTATGCCAGGGGCAGGCATAGGTGTTGTATTCCTCATCCGAAAACGTGTGATCGTCCCGTAAGGTCAGCCCCGGCTTGGCGCGGAACAGGGCGATCCGGTCGATCTTGCGCCGCTTCTGGGGGATATGCTCCTCGTAGCGCCAGCGCAGGCCGCCGTAGAAGTCGAGCTGCCGTTCCTTGGGGTGATTGTGGTTCTCGGCGTCGTTCCGCGCGAGGGCGTAATAGCCCGACTTGTCGAGGCAGGCATCGTCGAGCGACACGGCATCGGGCGCATTGTGCAGATCGCGGGCATAAAGATCGACCACGTAGGTCAGCATCGCGTCGCGCCGTTCCTCGGTATGGAAGGCCAGCATCTCCGAGACGCTGCGTGTCTCGCAGAAGGGATAGAACAGGTATTCCGCGTTGTAGCAGTAATACATCCAGAGGCCGGGCGCGGCCGCGATCACCGCATTCACGGCCTTCTGTGCCGCGCCTTCTTCCGTCAGCGCGTCGTCGATGCGGATCACCTCTCCCCGCAGATCCGGCGGCAGATCGAAAATCGGC
Proteins encoded in this window:
- a CDS encoding thermonuclease family protein, giving the protein MARIIDLKHARRRRYFRRNQRRRRGLLRGLGRAMSPVFALALILMGWAVWEEIRAGGDLRDVATVVVNRGLPQSTQGGTLSGHVTHVRDGDTIEVAGTPVRFRYLNCAELGTRAGEEAKRVMRDLAAGAEVTCSLIGRMSYDRRIGTCRLKDGPDLRHAMYARGQCGG
- a CDS encoding FAD-binding oxidoreductase; this encodes MSHTLTLKSIEPVTHDTHHLVFDRPEGFEFEPGQAVDLALDRDGWREEKRPFTFTSLPQDDTLEFVIKSYPDHDGVTEQIGQLKAGDRVIIDDPWGAISDKGAGWFIAGGAGVTPFIAILKKRLKENGTLEGSTLIFSNKTEADIILRDTFESMSGLKCVFTVTDEPDSPLCMGMIGKEMLAEHVSPGEGPCYICGPDPMIDAVADALKEIGVAEEHIITEEFD